The bacterium genomic interval GACCGCGGATTCTTTATTGGTGAAAATGCAGTTTCGTTTTTTCAAAAATCACAGGGAACGCCCGAACCCGGCCCGGTCGGTTTCAGGGGATTCACAAGGGCTGTCCGTCAGGCCCTTTGGCGGTAATTTGCCGCCCGGAGCGCGAAGAGCAAGATGCCAGCGAAGGGAAAGGTCGAAATCGACAGAGATCAGTGCAAATCCTGCGGGTTTTGCGTTGAATTCTGTCCCAGGGGGGTTCTTCGGATCTCAAAGGAGTACAACGACAAGGGGTATTATCCCGCGGAGCAGTCCGGCGAAGACTGCACCGGCTGCGCCATCTGCGCGCTGGTATGCCCCGAAGCCATCATCGAGGTGTGGCGTGACTAATAAGCTATTGATGAGAGGCAACAACGCGATGGCCGAAGCCGCCGTCCGCGCCGGGTGCCGCTACTATTTCGGATATCCCATTACCCCCCAGAACGACGT includes:
- a CDS encoding ferredoxin family protein, with the translated sequence MPAKGKVEIDRDQCKSCGFCVEFCPRGVLRISKEYNDKGYYPAEQSGEDCTGCAICALVCPEAIIEVWRD